In Ischnura elegans chromosome 6, ioIscEleg1.1, whole genome shotgun sequence, one genomic interval encodes:
- the LOC124161392 gene encoding putative glycine-rich cell wall structural protein 1, with protein MGAGTGAGTLRVGNGGGSGDGGAKTGGCNGTVVDWGGGPYTGGGGGGGGGGGGGGGGGGGGGGGGPYSGAGGPYDGGGGGGGGGGGGGGGGGGGAGGAY; from the exons ATGGGTGCGGGAACGGGTGCCGGGACGCTTCGGGTCGGGAATGGTGGTGGCAGCGGGGATGGTGGGGCAAAGACCGGTGGTTGCAATGGGACGGTGGTGGATTGGGGTG GGGGGCCGTACACTGGCGGTGGAGGGGGCGGCGGAGGCGGAGGGGGCGGTGGAGGTGGAGGCGGTGGTGGAGGGGGCGGGGGCGGGCCGTATTCCGGGGCAGGGGGGCCGTATGATGGCGGTGGAGGAggcggtggaggaggagggggcggtGGAGGCGGTGGTGGAGGTGGCGCCGGGGGGGCGTATTGA